A window of Kineococcus sp. NBC_00420 genomic DNA:
GGCGACCATCGCGGGCAGCTGGGCGAGCCTGGTCCCGACACCGGGGGTGCCGGGACGGGTCCCGGAACGCAGGGTGCGCCACAGGACCGGCAGGGCGGCGGTGCGGACGGCCACGACTCAGTCGCCCTTGTGCGGCGGCAGGCCGTGCTCGGCGGCCTTGGCGATGCGCCGGAACATCACGGCGTCGACCCCGGCACCGACGGCGCCACCGACGACGGGCAGCGCGCGGGCGGGTACCCGCAGCAGCGTCTTGGTCCCGAAGCGCGCGATCAACCGGAAGCCCACGCCCTTGTTGACGAGCATCAGGACGGGTCGCGGGACGCGGGAGGTGACGAGCCCGGCGATGCGTCCACCGGTGGGCAGCCCGGCGGCCTTGAGCACGTCGGTCGCGTCGGCACCGACGAGGGTCAGCAGGACGGCGGAACGGACCTGGGGCAGCGACGTGTCGTAACCGCGCAGTTCGGCGAGGGCGGCCACGGCCCGGACGGCGAGGACGTGGAAGCCGAAGACGTTGGCGGGCAGGGCCACCGGCATGGTCACGAGTCCGCCGAGACCGGTCACGAACCCGTTGCCGGCGATGAGACGGGTGTGCTGGCGCAGGACGGCGTGCACGGCCGACTCGGTGCTCGGGTGCCGCTCGAGCGCCGACCGCGCGACCTCCGCAGCGCTGTCGAAGGGGCCGAGGCCGTCGATGCCGACGGCGAGGAGGCGCTGGACGAGGTCGGCGGCACGTCCTTCGAGACCTCCCGGCGGCGGAGTGGCGGAGGTCTTCTGCACGTCGTGGCTCACGTCACGACGCTAGCCGCAAGAACGCCGCTCAGCGCGCGGGGTCCTGCTCGCTGAGGAACGCGGACACCTCGGCGACGCCGTCCTCGACGTAGCGACGACGGGCCCAGGCGCGGGGCAGGCGCTGGTCGGCAGCGACCGGGGGCCGGTCCAGCTGCGGGAGGCGGGAGAGGTCGGCCCGGCGGCGCAGGGCGCGGCGGTCACGGAGGAAGGGGACGACGAACACGGCGAGGAGGCACATCTCCAGGAAGGTCGACATGCTGAGTACCTCGGCAGGACCGCGGGAGAACTTCAACTGGTTGGATCGCGGGGTGTCCGCCCCCCGTCCCGCCCGTCGCACCCGAGGTCCCCGACCCGAGGAGGGCGAGGCCCTGATCACCACGGGCACAGCGCGTCTGGAGCAGGACCGCGACGATCCCGACGGCTGGACGGTGCACGTCAACGGGGTCCCCAGCTCCTACGTCGACCTGGCCGACCCGACCCGGCTGGTCTTCGAGTACCACCAGTGGACGGCCGCCGTCATCGACGCCGTCCACGACGAGGGTCCGCTGCGGATGGTCCACCTCGGGGGGGCCGGCTGCGCCTTCCCGCGCTACGTCGCCGCGACGCGACCGGGGTCCCGTCAGCTGGTCCTGGAAGTCGACCAGCGGTTGGTGGACCTGGTGCGCGCCAGCTTCGGGGCCAGCGGAGCCGCCGGGTTCAAGCTCAAGGTGGCCGACGCCCGCGAGGGGCTGCGCGCCGTCCCGGACGGCACCCAGGACGTGGTGGTGCGCGACGCCTTCGCCGGCGACCGGGTGCCCGGCCACCTGGTCACCGCGGAGTTCCTGCGCGACGTGGACCGCGTGCTCGCCCCGGGCGGGGTGTGGATCGCGAACCTCGCCGACCGCCCACCGATGCCGCACTCGCGCGCCGAGCTCGCGACGACGGGATCGGTCTTCGCGCACGTCGCGCTGATGGCCGAGCCCGGGGTGTTCCGGGGCCGCCGCTACGGCAACGCGCTGCTCGTCGCCTCGCAGTCCCCGTTGCCCGAGCGGGCCCTGGTCCGGGCGTTGTCGGGTGGCGTCGCCCCGGCCCGCCTCGTCGCGGGCGAGGACGCCCGGCACTTCTGCGCGGGGGCGGGCGTTGTGACCGACGACGCGATCTCGCCGAGCTCCCCGGAGGAACCCGACGCATGAGCACGACCCTGGCCCCGCCCGCCGACTCGCAGACCGGGGGTCTCACCGGGTTCGTCCTCGAGACCGTCGACACCCTGGGGGCCCCCGGCGTGGGGTTGATGAGCTTCCTGGAGGTGGTGTTCCCGCCGATCCCCAGCGAGGTCGTCCTGCCGCTGGCCGGCTACCAGGTCCAGCAGGGCCGCATCGGGCTGGTCGCCGTGGTGCTGTTCTCCGTCGGGGGCGCGTTCCTGGGGTCGCTCGTCCTCTACTGGCTGGGGAAGGTGGTCGGGCTGCAGCGCGCCGCCCGGATCGCCGACCGGATCCCGCTGATGGACGCCTCCGACGTCACCAAGTCCGCGGAGTGGTTCCACCGCCACGAGGGGGCGGCCGTCTTCACCGGTCGCTTCGTCCCCGGGGTGCGCAGCCTCATCTCGCTGCCGGCGGGGGCAGCGGGGATGGGGCTGCTGAAGTTCTCGCTGCTGACGGTGCTGGGCAGCGGGTTGTGGAACGGGCTGCTGATCGGCCTGGGCATGGCACTGGGGACGCAGTACGAACTCGTCGAGAGCTACGGCCACTACCTCGACTACGCCTTCTACGCCGCCATCGCGGCGGTCCTGGTGTGGGCCGTCGCCCGACGGGTGCGCAGCCGCCGGCGGGAACGCGTGGGCTGAGGGAAACCGGCGCTGTGCGTTCCTTGTGCCACAAGATCACGTGTGGGAGCGTCCAGCGCAGCGGCGGAGCAGGGTGCCCGCGCTGCGTCAAGGGGGGTCGCCGGTGTCCCGGTTCTCGAAGGTCAGGAGGGCAGCCGTCCTGGCTGCGGCGAGCACCACGGTGCTCGTGGGAACGCTGGCGGTGGCACCCACCGCAGGGGCCGCCGGGCCCGGCTGGAACGTGACCGCGGTCGGCGGGAGCTCCTGGGAGGTGTCCCTGCGGCTGCCCGGACCGGTCCCGGTCCGGGCCGCCCAACCGGAACTGGCCGTGGACGGGGTCGTCCTCGGCGTCGCCCGCCAGGACCCCGACGGGCACACCCTGACGGTGCGGACGGCCGATGCCCGGGTCGCCCGGGCGGGTCGGGTCCAGCTGGCCTGGAACGGGATCGTCGCCGGCGAGGAGGCCCGCGCCCTGCGGCACGCGGCCGTGCCGGCGGCCGAGGCGGAGACCCTGAGCGGGGAACTGCTGGGCGTCGACCCCGCCACGCGCGGGACGTTCGGCGTGCGCCGGGCGGACTACGACCTGGGTGACACAGCGGTGCGCCTGCCCGGTCTGGGCGGACAGGCCGTGGAGGAACGGGCGGCGGTGTACCTGCCGGCCGGGGCACCGGGCCCGCGACCGGTGGTCGTCTTCCTCCACGGTCGTCACCAGGCCTGCTTCGGCGGCACCGACGAGGACGACTTCGGCGGCTGGCCGTGCGCGGGGTCCTCCCGCCCGGTCCCCAGCCACCTCGGCTACGGCGAGGCCGCGCAGGCGCTCGCCTCCCAGGGGTACGCGGTGGTCTCGATCTCCGCCGACGGGATCAACCAGCTGGACTGGCGTGCGGAGGACGGTGGCGCGCAGGCCCGCGGGGAGCTCGTGATGGCCCACCTGGACCTGCTGCGTACCTGGGGCCCGCTCGAGGGACGCCTGGACCTGACGAACGTCGGCCTGATGGGTCACTCCCGGGGCGGTGAGGGTGTCGTGCGCGCGGCCCTGCTGAACGCCGAACGTCCGGCGCCGTACGGGATCAAGGCGGTGATGCCGCTGGCCCCGGTGGACTTCGCCCGCCAGACCCTGCCGGGCACCGCGATGGCCGTCGTGCTCCCCTACTGCGACGGTGACGTCTCGGACCAGCAGGGTCAGCACTTCTACGACGACAGCCGCTACGCCGCGGGTGACGACGTGCTGCGCTCCTCGCTGCTCGTCATGGGCGCGAACCACAACTTCTTCAACTCCGAGTGGACCCCGGGCCTCTCGCAGGCCCCGTCGAACGACGACTGGTACCTCGCCGACGACCCCGTCTGCGGTGAGAGCGCACCCTCACGCCTCTCCCCCGCCGAGCAGCGCGCGGTGGGTGCCGCCTACGTCTCGGGCTTCTTCCGCCTCACCCTCGGCCGCGAGCAGCAGTTCCTGCCCCTCTTCGACGGCACGGGTGGACGCGCGGGGTCGGCCGGGCGGGCCGTCGTGCACACCCAGGCCCAGCAACCCGCCTCGGTGCGGACCGACCTCGCGCCGTTGGAGTCGGCGTCGCGAGGCGTCTCGCTGCCCGCGGGCACCGCGTACTGCGCGAGCGTCGGTGTCGCCGCGGCGGGGCAGCTCCCCCGGTGCGCCTCCGACCTGCGCCCGGTGAGTTCCTTCCCGCACTGGACCCCGGCCTGGCTCGCGCCGGACGTCCCCGCGACGCCGCTGCTGCGCGCACGCTGGAAGGCGGGTTCCAGCCCGCGACCGGTGACGGTCCAGGTGCCTCGGGGAACGTCACCGCAGGTCGCCCAGGCCCTGACCTTCCGCGCGGCGACACCGCAGCCCGTGGCCACCGACCTCACCGTCACCGCCACCGACCGGGCCGGTCGCAGCGCCGACGTCCGCGTGTCGCGGTTCAGCTCCGCACTGCGCCCGCTGCCGGCGCTGGCCGACCCGTGGGGCGAGGGGGCGGCGGTGGCCAAGACGTGGCTGCGCACGGTCCGACTGCCCCTGGACGCCTTCCCCGGCGTCGACGTGGGCGACCTCGCGACCGTGACGTTCACCCCGACGGGCAGGTCGACCGACGTGTACCTCTCCGACGTCGCCCTGGACCGCCCGGCGAGCGGGACGGGAACGGTGCCCGCGCTCCCCGCCGTCAGCATCGGCGACGCCGAGGTCTACGAGGACGACGGCACCCAGCAGGTGCGGATGCCGCTGGTGCTGTCGCGACGCTCCGCCGTCCCGGTGACCGTGGAGGTCGACACCGCAGCGGCCGCCCTCGACGGCCGCATCACCCCGACCTGGACCCACGTGACGATCCCCGCCGGTCGCCTCACGGGGTCCGTCGTGGTGCCGGTGGTCGGGGACGACGTGGTCAACGACGCCCAGGCCCGCCTCACGGTCACGCTGTCGGTGCCCCGGCACGCGGTCGTGGGCGACGGGTTCGGGACGCTGAGCGTCTACGACGACGACCTCTACGACTGATCCGCACGACCGGTTCGAACGACGAACGCCCCCTCCGGTCCGGAGGGGGCGTTCTGCGTGCGCGGTGGGTCAGCCCTGCGACTCGGACCCGTCGCCGGACCAGTCCACGTGGAAGGCCCCGTCACGGTCGGTGCGCTTGTAGGTGTGGGCACCGAAGAGGTCGCGCAGACCCTGGATGAGGGCCGCGGAGGACCGCTCGCGACGCAGGCCGTCGTAGTAGGCCAGCGAGGAGGAGAACCCCGGCGCGGGGATGCCGGAGTTCACGGAGTGCACGACGACGCGGCGCCAGGCCTCCTGACCCTCCGACACGGCCTGCGCGAAGTAGGGGTCCAGCAGCAGCGACGGGAGTTCCGGCGCGCCTGCGTAGGCGTCCTTGATGCGGTCCAGGAACTTGGCGCGGATGATGCAGCCGCCACGCCAGATCGTCGCCATCGCCCCCGGGTCGACGTTCCAGCCGAACTCCTGGGAACCGGCGCGGATCATGTCGAAACCCTGCGCGTAGGCGACGACCTTCGACGCGTACAGCGCGGCACGGACGTCGTCGATGAACTGCTCGGCGTCCCCGTCGGCGACGAACGGACCCTGCGACGCCGGGCCGGGCAGCACCGGCTGGGCGGCCTTGCGCTGCTCGGCGTGACCGGACAGCGCTCGGGCGAAGACGGCTTCGGCGATGCCGGAGACGGGGGTGCCGAGGTCGAGGGCGGTCTGCACCGTCCAGCGGCCGGTGCCCTTCTGCTCGGCCTCGTCGAGGATGACGTCGACGAGCGGGGTGCCCTGGTTCGTGGGGTCGTCCTTGTCGAGGACCCGGGCGGTGATCTCGATGAGGAAGCTCTCCAGGTCGCCCTCGTTCCAGGACGTGAACACCTGCGCGAGCTGCTTGGGCGTGCGACCCAGGCCGTGACGCAACAGGTCGTAGGCCTCGGCGATGAGCTGCATGTCGGCGTACTCGATGCCGTTGTGCACCATCTTCACGAAGTGCCCGGCCCCGTCGGCGCCGACGTGGGTGGAGCACGGGGTCCCGTCGACGGAGACGGCGATGTCGGCGAAGATCGGGCCGAGCTTGGCGTAGGCGTGCTCGGAACCGCCGGGCATGATCGAGGGCCCGAGCAGCGCACCCTCCTCACCCCCGGAGACGCCGACCCCGGCGAAGTGGATGCCCTGCTCACGCAGCGCGGCCTCACGGCGGCGGGTGTCGGCGAAGTGGGCGTTGCCCGCGTCGACGAGGATGTCGCCCTCGGAGAGCAGCGGGGCGAGCTCGTCGATGACGGCGTCGGTCGGGCCGCCGGCCTTCACCATGATGATGATCGTGCGCGGCGACTCCAGGGAGTCCACGAACTCCTGGGCGGAGTAGCCGGGGACGAAGGTGCCCTCGTCGCCGAACTCCTCGACCAGGGCCTTCGTCTTGGCGTCGCTGCGGTTGTGCACGGCGGTCACGTAACCGTGCCGGGCGATGTTGCGAGCCAGGTTGCGGCCCATCGTCGCGAGACCGGTCACGCCGATCTGCGCCTTCTGCTTCTCTGCGGTCACCCTCGGAATCATGCCCTGCCCGACCCCTCGTGGGGAACGGCCCCCTTGCGCAGGGCGTCCCGCATGCGGGGCACCACGACCCCGTTGCGGGCCATCAGCGCCCGGGTCTGGCGCCGGCTGACGAGGATCCCGACGACCCCGACCGACCACAGCGGGAACTGGACGGCGAAGGCCACCTTGAACGCGCCGAGCGAGTACGTCGCCGGGGTCCCGGCGCCCTGGAGGTCGAGCAGGAGGCCGATCGCGGCGATGAAGACGATGGTCGCGGTGAAGCCCATCACGTTGGTCATGCCCGTCGCCCCGCCGAGGCGGTGCACGGGGTTGGAGGTGCGCGCGTAGTCGAAGCCGATCATCGACCCCGGTACCCCCGTCGCCACGACGACGACCATGACGGCGAGCACCCACAGCGGGGCCGGTCCCGGCCACAGCAGCACGACGCTCCAGACGACGAACTGGCCGCCGACGATCGCCAGCACGATCCAGGACCGCCGGAACGGGTGCCGGGCGACGAGGGTGCCCATCAGCGGCCCCGTCCCGGCCGCGCTCACGGTGTAGAGCGTCAGCAGGGCGCCCGCCGCGCCGGTGCCGAGCCCCTGGCCGGAGACGAGGAAGGGGTAACCCCAGAGGGCGGCGAAGGCGTTGCCGGAGAACGGGGTCGCCCAGTGCGACCAGAGCCCGAGCCGGGTCCCGGGGTGGCGCAGCGCGGCCCGGAGGTCACCCAGCACCTCGCGCAGGGGTCTCGCCGCACGGGGGTTCACCGTCCCCGGCGGGACGTCGCGCAGGACGAGCACGCAGAGGACCGCGGTGAGGACGGTGAACGCGGCGATCCCCCCGTAGGCGGCGGTCCAGCCCGGGCCGTGCAGCAGCGCGACGAGCGGGACGAAGCTGAACACCTGGCCCAGCTGACCGAACAACCCGACCAGCTGGGTCATCACGGGGACCCGCTGCGGCGGGAACCAGTTCGTCACCACGCGGAGCACGCTGACGAACGTCGCGGCGTCGCCGGCCCCGACGAGGACGCGGGCCAGCACGGCCTGCCAGGTCTGGGTGCTCAGCGCCAGGAGGAGCTGTCCCCCGCCCATCGCGATCCCGCCGGCGATCACGAGCCGGCGCGGACCCCAGCGGTCGATGAGGACACCGATCGGGACCTGCAGGACGGCGTAGACGAGGAACTGCAGCACGGCGAAGCTGGACAGCGTCCCGGCGCCGATCCCGTAGCGCGCCTGCGCCTCCAGGCCGGCGGCGGCCAGCGAGGTGCGGTTCCCGACGGTGACGACGTAGGCCAGCGCGCCGACCGCGAAGACGAGCCAGGCGCCCCGGACGGTGGGTTCCCGCCGGGTCACCGGCGCACCGCCCGGAGCCGATCGCCGGCCCGGCGGACGTGGTCGCGCACCAGGTGCAGCCACGCGTCGACGTCGTCGCCGAGCAGGCTCGCGCGCAGCGCCTCGTGGTCGGCCAGGGCCGTCGCGACGCGGTCCCCCGAGCCGTGGAGGTTCGCGACCCCCATCCGCATCTGCCGGTCCCGCAGGGAGTCGTAGAGGGCGGAGAGCACCTCGTTGCCGGCGCTGCGGACGACGGTGGCGTGGAAGGCGCGGTCGGCGGCGGTGAAGGCCCAGGGGTCCCCGACGGCGGCACGCATGTCCTGCAGGTGCGGGACGAGGTCGGCGGCGAGGTCGGCGCGCCGTGCCCAGGCTCGGGCGGCGGTGTGGACCTCGACGAGTTCGCGCGCCTCGAGGACGTCCTCGACCTCGGCCGGGGACACCGGTACGACCAGGGCGCCGCGCTTGGGGATGAGGTGCACGAGGCCCTCGGCCTGCAGTTGCAGGAGCCCTTCGCGGACGGGGGTGCGGGAGACGCCGACGAGGTCGGCGATCTCGCCCTCGGTGAGCAGCTGCCCGCCGGCCAGGGACCGGTCGAGGATCCCGTGCTTGACCTGCGCGTAGACCCGCGAGCTCGCTGTATCCATGATGTATCTATGCTAGCGGAGCGCAGATCCTGCCACCCGCAGGTCGGCCACCAGTGCCGCGTACGCCGCGTCCCGCTCCGCCTCGGGGGTCCGCAGCACCGCCGAGGGGTGGATCGTGCCCAGGAACGTCTTCTCCCCGCGGGAGGTCGGCAGCGTGAAGAGCGTGCCGCGGTGCTTGGTGACCCGGAAGTCCTTGGGCAGCAGCGCCTTCGCGGCGGTCGCACCGAGGCAGACGACGACGTCGGGATCGACCTGGACGAGTTCGGCCGCCAGCCACGGACGGCAGGCGGTGATGTGCCCCACGTCGGGGCTGGCGTGGATGCGGCGGTTCCCCGGCGCGGTCTGGGTGAAGCGGAAGTGCTTGACCGCGTTCGTCACGTACGTCGTGGCGAGGTCGATGCCCGCTTCCTCGACCGCCTTCTGCAGCAGTCGACCGGCCGGACCGACGAACGGGATGCCACGCTGGTCTTCCTGGTCGCCGGGCTGCTCCCCGACGAGGGCGAGCCGCGCGGTGGGCGACCCCGCCGAGAACACGACCTGGGTGGCGGGTTCCCACAGCTCGCAGCCGTGGCAGCTCGTCGCCGCCTCGCGCAGCTGCTCGACGTCGGCACCCTCGGGCACCCACTCCTGCGCGCCGGGGCGCTCGACCTTGGTCACCATGCCGTTGTCCTGACCTCTCGCGTCGGTGGTGCCCGCCACGGGCGGGCCGGCGTGACCACCCTCGCCCCCTTCGCGGCTCGCCGCCCGGCGACGAGGTCGGACGACGCGGTCACCGGGAGGGCGCCGTCGCCCCGTCCGGGAGGTCGTTGAGGACGGAGAGGGTCGCGCTCGCCCGCCGGACCGCGCTGCCCGCGCTCGGGTGGGCCGGGAGGACGTCGTCGAGGAAGCCGTAGCGACGCACGAGCTGCGACGTCGCCGAGGTGCGCGGTCCCCGGCGCAGGTGCGACCACCAGTCGGCGATGTCACCCCAGCCCGGGGCGGAGAGCGACCCGCCGAACTGCTGCACCGAGAGCCCGGCGCACAGGTTCGCGAAGGACAACCGCTGGTCCAGGGACCACCCCCCGAGCGTCGCCGTGAGGAAACCCGCCCCGAAGACGTCCCCGGCCCCGGTGGCGTCGAGGGCCTCCATGGGCAGACCGGGGACCTGCACGCTCTCGCCGCTGACCTGGTCGACGGCGACGGCACCGTCGGCCCCGCAGGTGACGACGGCCACCGGGACCAGTTCGGCGAGCGCCGCGACGGCCGCCGCCGCGGAGTCGGCCCGGGTGTAGCGCATGGCCTCGACGTGGTTGGGCAGGAACGCGTGGCAGTGCTCCAGACCGCCCAGCACGTCGGGGTTCCACTGGGTGGAGGAGTCCCAGCCGACGTCGGCGAAGACCAGCGAACCCTGCGCCTGCGCGCGCAGCACCCACGGCTGCGGGACCGCCGCCAGGTGCACGAGCGCGGCGCGCGAGACGGGCACCGCGGCGGGTTCGTCGACGGGTGCGGGGTGCTCGTGGGTGACCATCGCCCGGTCCCCGCCGTAGGCCAGCGAGACCGTCAGCGGCGAGTGCCAGTCCGCCACCCGGTAGGACGTCGAGAGGTCGATCCCCTCCTGCTCGCCGAGGGTCTGCCAGCAGAACTGGCCGTAGGCGTCGGTGCTGAACGCCGCCGACAGCGACGTCGACAACCCCAGCCGGGACGCCGCGACCGCCATGTTGGCGATCCCGCCCGGGCACGAGCCCATCCCCGAGGTCCAGACCTCGGTGCCCAACCGGGGTTCGGAGTCCAGGCCCGTCAGCACGATGTCCAGGAACACCGTGCCGCGGACGTGGACGTCGAAGGGCGTCTCCTGCTGCGTCAGCATCCCCCGATGCTGTCAGCTGGGTCAGACCGCGAGGTAGCCCCCGTCGACGGGGATCGTGTGGCCGGTGACCCAGGCGGCGTCGTCGCTGGCGAGGAAGGCGACGACGGTGGCGACGTCGCGGGCCTCGGGCATGCCGGGCTTGGGGTTCATGGCCTCCATGCGCGCCTTCATCGCGACCGGGTCGGGGGCGGTCTCGATGAACTTCTCGACCAGCGGGGTCTTCACGGTGGTCGGCGCGACGGCGTTGACGCGGATGTTGTGCGCGGCGTACTCGATCGCGGCCGACCTGGTCAGCGCCACGACCCCGCCCTTGGTGAAGGTGTAGGGGGAGATGTTGATCTGCCCACCGAGGCCCGCGGTGGAGGCGGTGTTGACGATGGCGCCGCCACCGGTCTTCAGCATGGCGGCGATGGTGTGCTTGAGGGTCCAGAACACCCCGTCACCGTTGATGCCGGAGACGAGGTTCCAGTTGGCGTCGTCCATCTCGTGCAGGGGTTGCTGCTTCCCGGCGATCCCCGCGTTGTTGAACACGACGTCGATGCGGCCGTAGTGCGCGACGGCGGCGGCGACGGCCGCCTCGACGGAGGCGCTGCTGCTGGTGTCGGTCCCCACGGCGAGGGCGTCGGGGAGGTCGGCGGCGGCCTTGCGGGCGGCGTCCTCGGCGATGTCGGCCAGGACGACCTTGGCGCCCTCCTCGGCGAGCAGCTGCGCGACGGCGAGCCCGAGCCCGGACGCGCCTCCGGTGATGAAGGCGACCTTGTCGGTGAACCTCATGGGTGTTCCTCTCCTTCGAGCGTGCAGGTCGGCGGACCCTCGAACTCTATTCGACATGTGTCGTTCTGCGTGCGAGAGGTGCACCGCACCTGCCGGGTGTTGGATGCGGGTCATGGAGAACCGAACCCTCGGGAACAGCGGCACGTCCGTCTCCCACCTCGCCCTGGGCACCATGACGTTCGGCAGCGAGACCGACCGCGACGGCTCGTTCGAGCAGCTCGACACGTTCCTGGCCGCCGGCGGGACCCTCGTCGACACCGCCGACGTCTACTCCGACGGCACGTCGGAGGAGATCATCGGCGCCTGGCTCGCCGACCGCCCCGCCGACGTCACCGAACGGGTCGTCCTGGCCACGAAGGGACGTTTCCCGACCTCACCGGAACCCAACGGCGTCGGACTGTCGCGCCGCCACCTCACCCGCGCCCTCGATGCGTCGC
This region includes:
- a CDS encoding SDR family NAD(P)-dependent oxidoreductase — protein: MRFTDKVAFITGGASGLGLAVAQLLAEEGAKVVLADIAEDAARKAAADLPDALAVGTDTSSSASVEAAVAAAVAHYGRIDVVFNNAGIAGKQQPLHEMDDANWNLVSGINGDGVFWTLKHTIAAMLKTGGGAIVNTASTAGLGGQINISPYTFTKGGVVALTRSAAIEYAAHNIRVNAVAPTTVKTPLVEKFIETAPDPVAMKARMEAMNPKPGMPEARDVATVVAFLASDDAAWVTGHTIPVDGGYLAV